GGGCATCCACAACATCTTACAAGCTACGACCTGTGCCCACCACATTCCCACTAATGTGTATAGCATTATACTTTTTTGTTTAAACTCTATTGCTATAACGACGTCGTACAACATTCATGTAGTTTTGCTTCCTCTATACGAGCTCTTTGATTATCTAGCTGAGACTTATTCTTGAGTTCACCCCCTATGGTGAATTTATAGGTTCACTAACCAATAtgattatgttattttatattcgatattttttataaaaggaaataaaatattgtcaagttattttatgtttttaaaataaaaagataaaaagaaataaataaaacaatggtagtaattacaaaaaaaatatttttaacgtcgtcaagaaaaaactaaacctaaatcctaatccctaaacactaaattttaaaaccaaaactcttgggtaaaccctaaacctttggataaaCCTAAACCcctggataaatcctaaactctaaatcaaaaacactaaacactaaaacactcaagggtttaggatttagggttttagtgtttaatgtttctgatttagagtttatgatttatccaagggtttagggtttacccaagggtttagggtttagggattaggatttagggtttagtgttttgctgacgactctaaaaaaaaaaaaaatttatgtaactactatttttttatatatatttttttaagacataatataacaatattttgtttctttttctaaaagataccaaatttaaaataatgaaatcttattGCTTGGttaacctagaggttcaccctaaaAGGTGAATCCAAAAATAACTCTTTAGCTAATATAAGTAGTAGCAGTctaatattatttcttaaacGAAATTTCTATCTTTTGAACTCTTAACTTGTTGTTtgcatcaaaataaaattttacgcGTTCTTTATCTATTTCTTCATCTTTGTAAATGGATCGCAATCACCCCATTGTTTAGACTGTTTACCTGTctttccttttatatttttttcttatatgataTGCGCAAAGTTTATAACCTAAAAAACTGTAGACACAAGTAAAGTTTAGATATGATCGGATACTTATAACTCTGGTGGCTACTTTGTCACTAAATATGTTAACTATATATGTCAGACTAGCATTTAAACATAATAGTTAGTTTTATTATGTTGCTAATATAAGTACTCGTTGTCCAATGTTGAATCTcagacgaattttttttttttttaacgcttaACCTATTGGTCgcataaaaacaaatttgtacGTTTTCTTTATCGACTTCTGCATCAATGTAAATGGATCACAATTGCCACAGTGTTTATATTTTCTTCCCTTTTATAATCTTTTCTTATACGGTCACAGCATTGTTTATAACCGGCTACTTATAATTATAAAAGCAACTTTGTCAACATACATGCTAACTTTATTTTTAGCACGTCCAGTTCCACCTTAATTCGTTCTTAATATGTTAGATTAGCATAAATTCGTCTTTATTATGTCAGTCTAGCATTTAAACAGAATTTGTATCTATGCTCTCATTACTTTCGTCTCTACTTTATATTGCTACAACTATGTTTAGCAGTCTAGTAAATAATTCAGCACGGTAGAAAAGTTTacgattttttttctatttattataaaatggcCATACATCTTTAATACCTACACATATTCATGGATGTGAATAATTCAGCACACTAAAGTTTATAAACTAAATCATTTCAGATGCCCAGctaaatatttcatataatcGGTTACTTATAATTCTGGTTGCTATGTTGTCATCAATCATGTTAACTATATATTTGACACGAAATATTTATTCAACCAAACATTTAGAGTGCTGTTCTCGTTATAAGTATTCAAGTAACACCTTAACTCCTTCTTAATATGTAAGATTTGCCTAAATTCGTCTTTAATATGTCAGACTAGCATTGAAACATAATTGTGAGTTTTATTATGTTGTTAATATAAGTATTTGGTGTCCAATATTAAATCtcataccaaaaatatatttttagaacttTTAACCTGTTTTAcgtattaaaacaaattttctacGTTCTATATTGGCGTTCTCTGCATCTACGTAAATGGATCACAATCGCCACAATGTTTATACTGTCTACGGTCTACTTgtcttctttttataattttttttatttggtgtcAATAGTATTTATAACCGGCTACTTATAactttaaaagttattttatcaACAAACATGCTAACTTTGTTTTTTACACGTAAAAGAAGCGTTAACCAACCAATTAACGTGCAGTTTCACTTCAATTTGTTCTTAATATGTTAGATTAGCATAAATTCATCTTTAGTATGTGAGACTATCATATAAACAGAATTTGTATCTCTGCTTTCATTATTGTCGTCCGTACGTTATAACAGTCCGACAAATAATTCAGCATGACAAGAAGTTTGGTCTTCTCTTTCCCGTATGAAAAGCTTCTCATTAGTCAAATTCATTTTAGCCATCACTGACGTATCTGATGGGGGGAATAAATCTTaggttaattattatttattttttttttttgaataatatgtaaaatttattcagaAAAAGTTATGTTTTACAGACTAAGCTACTTGAAATTTGAGATTTTGAGGTTTTTGAAAAGAAACAGAGCATAATGTTTTCCAAAGCTTCTATCGTGTGGCAAACCAAGCCTGAAGAATAGTTCCGTAACGTCGAGCCCTCCTTGAACCCAACAAGAGACACTGGTTTCGAATCTGTCTATCAATAGTCTTGATCATTACGGAGGCCGGTGTTGGGAAATCTCCATGCCTACGATTGTTCCGTTCTCTCCAAACTGTGTAGAGGATCACTTGAAAGCTATATCTCAGGAGATAGATCTGTAGCATCGGCTGGGTATTATCTGACAGTAACTCACTGATATCTTGCCACCGAGAAGAAAATCTGGAAGGCAGGATGTTGCGAGTCAGGTTCTGCCATATCTCTAGGGTGTAGCTACATTCAAAGAACAAGTGTTCCCTGGTTTCCAGTTGATGTTGACATAAAACACAGCCAGGGTTTAGTCCAGAGTTCCAGAGGAGCATTTTGTCTCCAGTGGATAACCGATTATGCATCGCAATCCAGACCATGAAACTGTATTTCGGAGTGGAGGAAGGGAACCAGACAGTAGAGTACCAGCTAACTTCCGGTTTTGAGTCACGAATCAACAGCCAAGTGCTTTTTGTGTCAAACTTTGGTTTGAAAGTGTTCAGATTGTGTTTCCATAACACAACATCTTTCCCATGATTCATTTTGCTCCTCTGTTTATTCAATGCTTCCTCAATCATAACATAAAGATCATATCTATGTCGCCGTGGGCGACGAGTCATAGCAGATTCCACCGTTGCGGTAAAAGAGATTCCCATATCAATACAACCCCTTGCTCCCACAATGTCAAATAAGCGACCCATATCTGACCATTCATCGAACCAGAATGAGGTACCACGTCCATTGTTAACTTCAATGTGATGAAACTCTTTCGCTTTATCGCGATACTTCAACAGTTTACGCCATACCCATGATCCTAGCGTTGAGTTTGAATGAACTGCCCAGAACGTCTTTCCCTTGAATAGATATTCTTTAACCCACCTAGCCCATAGAGAGTGAGAAGATGTGACCCTCCATATTAGCTTCAGACAACAAACTGCATTAACTTCTTTCAGTGGCCGTAGACCCAGACCCCCTTCATCTATCTTTGTCGTGACCACCTCCCAAGCAATCTTTGCTTTTCTAGCGTTCAACTCCGGACCTGTCCAGAGAAAAGCTGAGCACAAACTATTAATCTCCTTCAGACATTCTCCTGGAAGGCAAAAAGATGACATCCAGAAGTTTATAATGCTCATGAGCAcggattttattatttatttcccCAATAACATTTAAACACTTTTAGTTTCTGACCTATTATCACCGGTCATTATATAAATCTCTCTTTTATCTCCAAAAAGacaattttgttattttggcTATACTGTATCATTTTGAAGGTCCACAGATTTTGTGTCATAGGTATTTTCTTAATTAGTTACTTCTTCTAGAATTTTGACCCAATTCACTCTTAAATAGAAGTAAGAGTTTTCcccaatttaaaaaagaaaactcatAATCTTTTTTTCCACGTAAAGTAAGAAGTTTTTACAATTGATACAGCCACCAAAGTTTTACTCAATTTCAATAGAGATATTAGCTAGGCAGtttcatttttgtttgtattaGGAAACATTTCACCTCAGTTCCAACAGATTCTGAAATTATAAATGATGAGAAATTGATGTTTCCTTGATAAAATAGAAACTAAAAAATTTGCttcaattaataatattatatgacaaataaataaaattaaaattaaattggaaAGAAGGTCTTTTCAAAGCCTTCTTGGCACCACAAGACGAGCCAAAAGTAAATCATtccagagaagaaaaaaaaaatctaatgaaGTTTAAGATGTAATTTCGGGTTCGATATTCCATAAACGTCACCTTCTTGGCCAGGGAAGTTCAGTGAAAATTTTGGTATGTGGCACAAATAATATTTCtaacataacaaaatatttaaactaataGACGTAATATGTTTTAGAACTTGATTATGAAACAATGTCCGTTTTGAGCTCAAGCACAAAAGTATGGATTTAGGAACCATAACTATTagatattatttgatttttattttgaaaaaatatttgttagtCTACTGATAATATTGTTCAAATATGCTTGTCATTCAAGAATTGGAAtatcttttaattattattttgttttttagttcATTATTGGTTAACTCTAATTTCAAAATTGTTTGTGGTCTTCTGTTCTACAAGAAAAGAGTAAAACGtaattgaataaaattatttttaataaaattacataCGTGTAACATACAAATTATAATCGATTGTAAAGAAAAACTAAACACACAATAACTAAGTTACAAAGAAAAGTAAAAAgggaaattatatatttttaaaaaaaattacgttatACAAACAcattacccccccccccccccccctccttcatTTTAAGTggtgttttagaaaaaaaaaacatattatttcattttaaatgatgttttcaataaaatgtaaatataatttgatgtttaagaatattagtattttatagtatggtttttttattggttaaatcaCCCGTAGTTATCATTATTGTTAGGCAAACGAGATAAACTGAATAAAAGTTTGTAATTCTTTTAATTAGTAtgcaaaaatcttaaaaatcaaTTATTCTGAAACATAGAAAGtacttttgtaaaataaaagagaaggtagaatgtatttctcaattaaaaaaaactcaaaatctttTGTTCCACTTAAAGAAAGCCCTTACAAATGATACAGCTACCAAAGTTTCAAATCAATTTCGATAGAGATATTAGTTAGGCCGTTTTATGTTTGTGTTAGGAAACATTTCACCTCAGTTCCAACAGATTCTGAGATTATAAATTATGAGAAATTGATAATTGACAACGTCAACGAAAACAGTCCTTGATAAAATAGAAACTAACAAATTGCTtcaactaaaaatattatatgataaataaataaaattaaaaataattggaAAGACTGTCTTTTCAAAGCCTTCGTGGCATCCCAAGACGGGCCAAAAGTAAATCATTCGagagaaaacaaaacacaaagaaaaatctAATGAAGTTTAACATGTAGTTTCTGCTACTACTATTCCAGTAACATCTACTTGCGTTTAAGATGTAGCAACCGCTATTTCCAAGAACTTAAGCAGGTAACTGATTCGGATTAATCCTATGGTCAAAATAGTATAAGAGATGTTAATTCAGTCCTAAGTTCTTTCAATTAATGGGAATGCAAATCATCACCTTATCTAAGCAATAAGAGGAGAGTTACTTAGTGGTAACAAAGTAGCAATGTTCAAATTCAAGTAACGAACATACTAATAAAGTTATCATCAACGTTAAAGCATGAATCCATGTGTCAGGGCATTGACATAAGGTGATCAAGATTCAATCTAGAGTGTGCATGCAACAATCAATCAAGTTCTAATGCAATCAAGTATCAGGCCGGCTTAAGGTTACGAAGGGCTCCTGGGCAAAAACATTTTATGCCTcttgattaattaattttgatattataattaaaatattatttaaaagaatattaaaattttgaaacaaagtaactaaatttattattttcgtttgcaattttgtaaattttaaaatttagattacTATATCACTAAAACATTGTCTAAATTTGACACTAAgtatcaaaaacaaaatctggGCCTTttgttataagaaaaataaatatcggAATGCTTTgtgatatgaaaattttgtggaTTTTAGATGGACCCTGGGCGGGTGCACTGTTTGCCTTCCCCGTTAAGCCGGCCCTGTCAAGTATGCATAATTAACAAGTCTATTAACTTTATAAGTTTTTCTAACATTAAATCCATTTGGTTAAACAAGTAAAAAGTATTTTCATCGATCTTGGACGAGCACATTTCTTGGATGCTGGCAGTGAAGGTTGGACACTGAAGTCGGCCGCTGGACGTCCGATTCCCTTTGAGAAGTAAGTGGTCGGCGAGTGGTTGGTATGGGCGGAGGTTTGTAAGCTTGGATCGTCAGGACTCGCCAAGTGCTTCATTTCTGCTCCTCTCTAGTGTTTCAATGTAACCACTTCAAATCCTATATCACACAAATGCACATGCATAAACGATGATTATGTACTTTATTTAAATAGAATTACAAATAAGAAATAACCTTAAGACTTACAACTTAATTACAATACAAGGCCTTTGAAGTAGTTAATAaacttaaatctaaaataatttttttcctaaatttATTCCACaacaaattcatgataaatattACACTTAATGCACATTAAGACTATAAAACTTAATATGTAAAGTAGAAAACCTCTTTCCATAAATTCGTGGGTATTATCTtctattaaataatgtttattacattttaaaattttttattgttaatgaaattaattaacaatatttaaaaaaattaaaggataTGCCGTATTTaggaataaaaacttaataatgaGAACATATTAAAAAAGATCCATTTTACTTGATAATTCTAAATTTGTacctaattaatattttaaaataaccaaTTTGACTAATCTACTTAATTTACgatatttttttagatatatataagtaaaatactattagaaaattatttttaaattatgtatgatATTACATATGTTCAATTGAATTTTaccttaatttatttttctttagtaaGGGTTTGAAATATTAGATTCGGTAATAACATGTACATTTAAgtattagtattaaaaaaaaaacacctaagaattttcttataagaaaattgtaatagggaaagtttcaaaagaatattcttcaaGTTTTGTAtgtaaagaaaaacatttagacAAGATAACAATGttctaaaaaagaaataaaagttcatacaaaataaaaatcctacatatgataaaatgttaaagtcaataagttaaaataaaattaatttgataataatataaatacaagaaATGTAATTACTCATTCTAACAAATTACTCATTTTaataagtataatataaatattttactaaaaatgcatgacgaatatttatatatcgggttgagaaattaaaaattaagactaCTTATATAAcgggttagaaatttaaatataattatcatttatGACCAAAAACTTATCGAAACATCTCATATATTATTTTCGTATATATATTCTAGTTTATGGAAAACACatacataaactaaaaataaactaaaatatatattttaattattatgcgtaatgtcataataaaaaatacataatatgtgaaaaaataaataaatattatattatttacagaaaacaaaagtatatttctaaaaatgaaaaagtggTTTCTCTTTTTAACTGGAACCCAAATGTTGTAAATAATTCTTTCCAACGCGTATCAAACCCGACCAATGAACTAGTATCTACTTTATTGAAATagaagtacaaataaaaaatatcccTAAGACTTACAACTTAATTACAATACAATGCCATTGAAgtaattaataaacttaaatctaaattaattttttcccTAAATATATTCCACaacaaattcatgataaatattacatttaatgcaCATTAATACTATAAACCTTAATATGTAAAGTAGAAAACATCTTTCCATAAATTCGTGGGTATTATCCTCTGTTAAATAatctttattacatttttaaaatttttattgttaatgaaattaattaacaataattaaaaaatataaaggatATGCCGTATTTGGGAATAAAAACTTAGTAATGAGAACATATTTAAAAAGATCCATTTTACTTGATAATTCTAAATTTGTAcctaatcaaaattttcaaatagcCAATTTGACTAATCTATTTAATTGAcgatatttttttagatttatataaaaataaaatactattagaaaattatttttaaattatgtatgatATTACATATGTTCAATTGAATTTTaccttaatttatttttttagtaagaatttgaaatattatatttggtAATAACATGTACAATTAAgtattagtattaaaaaaattaaaaacacctAAAATTTTTCTTATGAGAAAATTGTAATACGGAAAGtttcaaaagaatattcttcaaGTTTTGTAtgtaaagaaaaacatttagacAAGATAACAATGTTctaaaagaagaaataaaagttcatataaaataaaaatcctacatataataaaatgttaaagtcaataagttaaaataaaattaatttgataataatataaatagaaGAAATGTAATTACTCATTCTAACAAATTACTCATTTTaataagtataatataaatattttactaaaaatgcatgacgaatatttatatatcgggttgagaaattaaaaattaagactaCTTATATGACAGATTGgaaatttaaatattgttaTCATTTATGACCAAAAACCTATCAAAAcatttcaaatattattttcgtatatatattttagtttatggaaaactaaaaataaactaaaaatatatattttaattattatgcataatttcataataaaaatacataatacgtgaaaaaataaataaatattatattatttatagaaaacaaaagtatatttataaaaaaatgaaaaaagcgGTTTCTCTTTTTTACAGGGAACCCAAATGTTGTAAATAATTCTTTCCAACGCGTATCAAACCCGACCAATGAAAGGCTACTAGCATTTTCTTTACCACTAGTCAACTCGGTGTCgggtaaataaaaatgatatcggttaaataaaaacaaatattcgcGTGATTTTACATTTACAGTATTCTAAATCATTTTACTCTTACTATTATTGGAATTTTGTAACAgcaatatatgtattatgtgatgtatttttgtcactattttattataatttttattggtataaaaaatatttagttatattacgTAAACAGACCGGCGGATCCAGCTCTAGGAAACAATTAAAATGCAACACATCAGTAACCAACGGGATTCgacatttcaaataaaatataacaaacttGATAGCtattgtagaaaaaaaaaacagaaagagaaaTATAAGATAGTTTCTATGTTGCTACTATTCTAGTTACGTAACCTGTAGAGTTGACATTTCAAATATATtcaagaatttaaaattttcatgagacaataatataaaaatggttaatatataatttcgatGTTCCCTTCGTATGTTTTAGTATCCGTATAGCTGTTTAGACTGCAGTATAAGTcgcattattaaaatttaatttaattataaacctTCGATTGTAGTTCTAATGGTTAGTTTACATTTGttagttcaaaaaaaatctttttttttgttagtttacaTTTGCATTTGTTTAATTGTAAttagtatttgttttctttgaaaAAAGCTTTACGATAATACGATtagaaacaaattttatttttggttgaaATGCAACATTTTGTTTGCGTTTAATGTTGATATTTGCACTTTTCCAAGAAAAAACAATGTATAAAGGTggaatttgttttgattttttttcacatAAACTGGCATTTGAAACAACCAAAAGGCAAACAAAATATATTCGCAAGAAAATTATAGTTGAAAACGTGTTACCACTTTCAACTATTATTTTTCTCTACTCATTCACATTGTGTGTACAATAAAAATCGACCATCGAACCATATTATAAGTAGAAAAAAGGTCTATAAATACTGGTTGTCAAATGTTCATGAGTCATCATTTCTCAAGTCTTGTAaccagaagaagagagaaaatggTATCGAAGCTACTTGTGGTTAAGCTAGTTTCTTTCATGATGCTATTTGCAGTATCCCATGCTAGATGGTTTCGCCTAGGTACCGGTACGTTGatttacataaacataaaactttatttaggacaataaattatatcagCGCTATTGTACTAGTACATtataattacatatttatatatcacTATTATGTATATCAATATTCAATAGTACTATTGTAGGTAAAGAGATAAAGCTCGACATCTCAGTGAGTTGTTTATACTTGTAGGTCCGAAACAAGTTCACAACAGGCCTACCCAAAAGTGCCTCTTAACGTTTTTACCGTGGTGCAAGCATACCCCTGATCAGCTGCCACCATCAAACACTCCAACTCGGAAGCATCAATCACCGTATACTCTAACGCCGGAACTTCCACCATCATCACCTACTACGGAGCTTCCATCCTGGTACACTCCAACTCCAGAGCTCCCACCACCGTCGTACAACCCTACTCCTGTGTTCCCTCCGTCATACACTGCAACTCCGGAGCTGCCACCATCGTACATGCCTACACCAGAGGTTCCTGCTCCTTCACCGGCGCCTTATTAATCCATATTATTGTTGTCTATGAATGGGAATTCAAATTGGTCACAATATAGCACATGAAATAAACAAGGATATtgcttttataattattaaacgAAAAAAGGTCTGTATTTTGATCACTATTTGTTATAGAATAAAAAGATTGCTCGATTTTGATTGCCGTGTTTTCTGATTGATCTAGTAGGCGCACTAAATAAAATCCTGGCTTTGCGAAAAGCCTTAACCTCTGCCCTTGATCGTGGAATAGATTCCCTTCTCGTCTTTTCTGATTCACAGTCACGGGTCCTCGTCAATTTGATCAACAATCATGGAAAGGAATTTGGAGATTGCAGGAGTTCTCAACGACATTTATatcctctctcttttctttaattttatccaGTTTAAGGCTATTCCTAGAGCAGATAATGTTTTTGCTGACCCTGTAGCCAAACAAAACCATTGTTGACAATGACTTCTATTTAGTTCAATGAAAAAAggtttgcacaaaaaaaaagtaggcGCACTAATAAATCAAAACCTTTTAGAAACACGTtgttattgtaattttttttaaggataATAAGGAAGAAGGCATTCTCCAATTTTCGAAAAATTGGTGAGAATTATTGGattatgtattttaatggatttagaAATCTTTCTTGCATTTGGAAATCTTTGGTAAatccaaaaattctaaaatcatacaattcgattttaaaataaatcagaTGAACTTCAAAATCAAATCAATGGATTATTGTAAATCAACCGAATGGATTTATAATAAAAAgcatattttttcatttttttctttcatatatCTATATGTTGTTCTCAGCTTCTCATGACATATAGAATATCTCCACATATTTGTTGCTATGATTGTTTTCAACTGATTGATATGCTCTATGCGCTGATTTTAGGTTACAAGAACTTCGTcatcaaaatctttttttttgggttctttgtgaaaaaatgaaatattaaaaatatacttttttgaACCGGAAACGTATGATATTAAAAATGGTTGATTATAGAATCGAGAATATCGAAGTTGGTTTGGGGAAATATGAGTGGTGATTATAGAATGGGAAAAACTAATAATACAAATCCAACTAAATAACAAGGTTTAAAGcaatatttatttctttgtaTTTTGGTCTTAAAAACACTTATAATCCAttaaaattcaatttcaaatcaaatccttaaacaaatcactacTATTGagtaacacatgattttaaaatctatttttttatgaaatttcaaatttattaatcaTCGCAAAAGAATATATGTACAAGACTTAaaggtttatagtttaaaaGGTAGAGTCAGAACCAAAACTTTAAAAGCTATTTGCTTCAAACCATCTTCTCATTAGATCTTGTAGCCTCGGCTTCAAAGTGTATCCAGTGGAGTAGATACGGTTCCTGGCCAttttatccaccaatttagcAACGTGATCGACTGGCCTTGAGGAGTTATTGTGCTTCCTGTCATTCCGCTCTCGCCATATATAGTAGATGGTAACTTGCAGTACAAGCCGTAACACAAGATTTGActtgaattttaaaatctattttaaattcataaaaccaGTAGTAGTGAATTTATATAtggattttaaaatcatagaaccaataacgcTGAATTTTGGATTTGGAAAACCAAATCCATTGAAATACACAAACCAATTTTTCCGATTTAAAGAAAGCCCTTACCATTGGTGTTTCAACTCAATTCGATAGATTGTATTAGTTAcggtatttttattattaagaaaCATTTTATTAGAGATAAATTGGATAGCAAAATG
This Brassica napus cultivar Da-Ae chromosome C6, Da-Ae, whole genome shotgun sequence DNA region includes the following protein-coding sequences:
- the LOC106416951 gene encoding extensin; translated protein: MFMSHHFSSLVTRRREKMVSKLLVVKLVSFMMLFAVSHARWFRLGTGPKQVHNRPTQKCLLTFLPWCKHTPDQLPPSNTPTRKHQSPYTLTPELPPSSPTTELPSWYTPTPELPPPSYNPTPVFPPSYTATPELPPSYMPTPEVPAPSPAPY